One Helianthus annuus cultivar XRQ/B chromosome 7, HanXRQr2.0-SUNRISE, whole genome shotgun sequence genomic region harbors:
- the LOC110878691 gene encoding E3 ubiquitin-protein ligase WAV3 — protein MAGQSKWRKMKLALGLNTCLYVPESSDDGESVKSSSRSCSDARRRLPITPTPSSSGLRVSKYSDKSTSEPVCAICLMPMKATGTDAIFKAECTHSFHYHCIASNVKYGNRACPVCRAKWKEIPLTTSGSCVKANTNTDDHTMVMSPQQLHAYRNIPFLFQAFEPPVFDDDERVNQKAEDIDSGDSDFNEGIDIKAYPEVSTVARSTCFDNFSILINIKAPVAKSNLNARASIDLVTMLDISGSMTGTKIALLKQAMGFVVQNLGPWDRLSVIVFSSTACRLFPFRRMTETGKRESLQMINSLVANGGTNIAEALRKGAKVMTDRKFKNPVSSMILLSDGQDSDPNFSPRKLNLNYQSLSSSIQVKNDENRIPIHTFGFGTDHDACALHAISEHSGGMFSFIEAENVIQDAFAQCIGGLLSVVVQELRVEVECVHPVLRLGSIKAGSYKVGMDENARSGFIEVGDLYAEEERDFLVTMDIPVEKSSNIMSLVKFRAIHKDPIKKMVVTVGGNEDLIILRPETSLKKQTVSIEVDRQRNRLMAADAISEARTMAERGNLTAAVSVLEECRKKLADSVSGRGGDRLCVGLMAELREMKERMVSHRVYESSGRAYVLSGLSSHSWQRATARGDSTETTSIIQSYQTQTMVNMVNLSQTTSFIRSPSTSMVSPNSPKTEPLKTKKSLRSTHSFT, from the exons ATGGCTGGTCAGAGTAAATGGAGGAAGATGAAGCTTGCGCTAGGGCTAAATACGTGTTTATACGTTCCCGAAAGCTCCGATGACGGTGAATCTGTGAAAAGTTCGTCTAGAAGTTGTTCAGATGCTCGTCGGCGTTTGCCGATCACTCCGACTCCGTCGTCTTCTGGTCTCCGTGTGTCGAAATACAGCGATAAATCGACGTCGGAG CCAGTTTGTGCAATTTGCTTGATGCCAATGAAAGCAACCGGCACTGACGCCATCTTCAAAGCAGAATGCACACATTCTTTCCATTACCATTGCATTGCATCAAACGTAAAATACGGAAATCGAGCATGTCCCGTTTGTCGTGCAAAATGGAAAGAAATCCCTTTAACGACTTCCGGTTCTTGTGTGAAAGCAAATACAAATACAGATGATCATACCATGGTTATGTCACCACAACAATTGCATGCTTATCGTAATATTCCTTTTCTATTTCAAGCCTTCGAGCCTCCTGTATTTGACGATGATGAACGAGTCAACCAGAAAGCAGAAGACATAGACTCCGGTGATTCAGATTTCAATGAAGGAATAGATATAAAAGCCTATCCTGAAGTTTCCACAGTCGCAAGATCGACATGCTTTGATAATTTCAGCATCTTAATTAATATTAAAGCTCCTGTTGCTAAATCAAATCTAAACGCACGTGCATCGATAGATCTAGTAACCATGCTTGATATAAGCGGTAGCATGACGGGTACGAAGATTGCTTTATTAAAACAAGCTATGGGTTTCGTAGTACAAAATCTCGGCCCGTGGGACCGCCTTTCGGTAATAGTGTTTTCTTCTACAGCCTGTCGTCTTTTCCCGTTCCGCCGTATGACCGAAACCGGGAAACGAGAATCTTTACAAATGATTAACTCATTGGTCGCGAACGGCGGGACCAATATAGCTGAGGCTTTAAGAAAGGGAGCGAAAGTGATGACTGACCGGAAATTCAAGAATCCGGTCAGCAGTATGATATTGTTGTCAGACGGGCAAGACTCGGACCCTAACTTCAGCCCACGAAAGCTGAATTTGAATTACCAGAGTCTTTCATCTTCTATTCAAGTAAAAAATGACGAAAACCGCATCCCAATTCACACGTTTGGGTTCGGTACGGATCACGATGCGTGTGCACTGCATGCTATATCTGAACATTCTGGAGGGATGTTTTCGTTTATAGAAGCTGAGAATGTGATACAAGATGCTTTTGCTCAGTGTATTGGCGGGCTTTTGAGCGTTGTGGTTCAAGAATTACGAGTTGAAGTCGAGTGTGTTCATCCTGTGTTACGCCTCGGGTCAATCAAAGCCGGGAGTTACAAAGTGGGTATGGATGAGAACGCGAGATCGGGGTTTATCGAAGTCGGTGATCTATACGCAGAAGAAGAGAGAGATTTTCTTGTCACGATGGATATTCCGGTAGAAAAATCCAGCAACATAATGTCATTGGTGAAATTTAGAGCTATTCATAAGGACCCGATAAAGAAAATGGTGGTTACGGTTGGTGGAAATGAAGATTTGATAATACTGAGGCCCGAAACAAGTTTGAAAAAGCAAACAGTGTCGATCGAAGTTGACCGACAGAGGAACCGGCTTATGGCTGCCGACGCGATATCCGAAGCACGAACAATGGCCGAACGTGGTAATCTAACAGCGGCAGTGTCGGTGCTTGAGGAATGCCGGAAAAAGCTGGCGGATTCCGTTTCAGGTCGTGGCGGTGATCGTTTATGTGTCGGTTTGATGGCTGAGCTTAGGGAAATGAAGGAGAGAATGGTGAGCCATAGAGTGTATGAGTCGTCGGGCCGGGCTTATGTGTTGTCGGGGTTGAGCTCACACTCGTGGCAGCGGGCCACGGCTAGGGGTGACTCGACAGAGACGACGAGTATAATACAGAGTTACCAAACACAGACAATGGTGAACATGGTTAACCTATCGCAAACAACGAGTTTTATCCGGAGTCCTTCAACATCTATGGTTAGCCCCAACTCCCCCAAGACTGAACCACTCAAAACCAAAAAGTCGTTAAGGTCGACACACTCTTTTACTTAG